In the Magnolia sinica isolate HGM2019 chromosome 15, MsV1, whole genome shotgun sequence genome, one interval contains:
- the LOC131226972 gene encoding uncharacterized protein LOC131226972: MTMAAMAEDEEDERDKVYKAMRGGRRNPIGMNRRLYTVPVLDRASMAASIDNTEDDQSTFARPHTEDLSLVRSSSKAIECTLDSNMQTSNNRLIEYSSPVKVSLPVGGGNSEEIPTVIIKDGSPFKLIQDYASDDSADDDKGTCLEDVSPVRVSPPVTQDISCVNEDKRNDMDSDLDVKNVSTTEIGFNIATGLTEAAQNLEAH; encoded by the exons ATGACAATGGCTGCCATGGCTGAAGATGAAGAGGACGAGCGTGACAAGGTTTATAAGGCCATGCGTGGAGGCAGAAGAAACCCGATTGGGATGAATCGAAGATTATACACAGTGCCGGTGCTGGACAGAGCATCCATGGCTGCCTCCATCGATAACACAG AAGATGATCAATCTACATTTGCAAGGCCACATACTGAAGATCTTAGCCTGGTCAGGAGTTCATCCAAAGCTATTGAATGCACCTTAGATAGCAACATGCAGACATCTAATAATCGTCTCATTGAATATTCAAGTCCTGTCAAGGTTTCACTACCTGTTGGAGGTGGCAATAGTGAGGAGATACCAACGGTAATTATTAAAGATGGGAGTCCATTCAAACTCATACAGGATTATGCTTCTGATGATAGTGCTGACGATGATAAAGGCACGTGCCTAGAAGATGTCAGCCCCGTAAGGGTTTCGCCACCAGTTACACAGGATATCTCATGTGTGAATGAAGATAAGAGGAATGATATGGATTCAGATTTAGATGTAAAGAATGTTTCCACAACTGAAATAGGATTCAATATTGCCACTGGGTTGACAGAAGCTGCCCAAAATTTAGAAGCACATTAG